A genomic stretch from Flavobacterium humidisoli includes:
- a CDS encoding winged helix-turn-helix transcriptional regulator, with protein sequence MTAIKESSTIQENKQYALEKCPVTFVMEKIGGYWKPIILYHLSTGDKRYSELKRAIPAVTEKMLIQHLKQLEADGLVIREAKPVVPPFVTYKLSHAGTGLMPVIDAMASWAFKVKDGVYSI encoded by the coding sequence ATGACAGCAATTAAAGAATCGTCTACTATTCAGGAAAACAAGCAGTATGCGTTGGAAAAATGCCCTGTAACCTTTGTTATGGAGAAAATTGGAGGCTACTGGAAACCTATTATTTTATATCATTTATCGACTGGAGATAAACGTTACAGCGAATTGAAAAGAGCAATTCCGGCTGTGACAGAAAAAATGCTTATTCAGCATTTAAAACAATTAGAAGCAGATGGATTGGTCATTCGTGAGGCAAAACCTGTTGTTCCACCATTTGTAACTTATAAATTAAGCCATGCAGGAACTGGCTTAATGCCTGTTATTGATGCCATGGCTTCTTGGGCTTTTAAAGTAAAAGACGGCGTCTATAGCATTTAA
- a CDS encoding sialidase family protein codes for MNFKLKTTAIIFAVFLFSNNAIHAQMKAVNIESSYIADPPVTTNSHASTLVEYKPNEILAAWFGGKYEGAKDVGIYISAYKDKKWSAPKELIQPLIKNGDTLPCWNPVLFKSKSENLYLFYKIGKNPREWFGAMIVSKDNGTIWGEPKYLPDGILGPIRNKPIETTPGVILCGSSTESVNTDQWRVHVEEYAEATDSWKKIEVENNQNFDIIQPTFLIHSKSDIQMLSRSKHNKIVASWSGDNGKSWIRTNTINVINSNSGIDALTVDKNTFLLVNNPLPIGKDWFNGRNILDVEYSKDGLKWTKLFDLEKQEKGEFSYPAIIQTTDKKIHVLYTYDRKYIKHTSFDL; via the coding sequence ATGAATTTTAAATTAAAAACTACCGCTATCATTTTTGCAGTATTTTTATTTTCAAATAATGCAATACATGCACAAATGAAAGCAGTAAATATTGAAAGCAGTTATATTGCAGATCCGCCAGTTACCACAAACAGCCATGCTTCAACTTTGGTTGAATACAAACCCAACGAGATTTTAGCCGCTTGGTTTGGTGGAAAATATGAAGGAGCAAAAGATGTTGGCATTTATATTTCGGCTTATAAAGACAAAAAATGGTCTGCGCCTAAAGAACTGATTCAGCCATTAATTAAAAATGGAGACACACTTCCGTGCTGGAATCCGGTTTTGTTTAAAAGTAAGAGCGAGAATTTGTATTTGTTTTATAAAATTGGAAAAAATCCGAGAGAATGGTTTGGCGCTATGATTGTTTCGAAAGATAACGGAACAATCTGGGGAGAACCAAAATATCTTCCAGACGGAATTTTAGGTCCAATTCGAAATAAACCAATCGAAACTACTCCAGGCGTAATTTTATGCGGAAGCAGTACAGAAAGTGTAAACACAGATCAATGGCGTGTGCATGTTGAAGAATATGCAGAAGCGACAGATTCTTGGAAGAAAATAGAAGTAGAAAACAATCAGAACTTTGATATCATTCAGCCAACATTTTTAATTCATAGTAAGAGTGATATCCAGATGCTGTCTCGCAGTAAACACAATAAAATAGTTGCGAGCTGGTCGGGAGACAACGGGAAAAGCTGGATTAGAACCAATACGATAAATGTCATCAATTCCAATTCTGGTATTGATGCTTTAACAGTAGACAAAAACACATTTTTATTGGTAAATAATCCACTTCCAATTGGAAAAGACTGGTTTAACGGAAGAAATATTTTGGATGTTGAATATTCTAAAGACGGTTTAAAATGGACTAAATTATTCGATTTGGAAAAACAAGAAAAAGGAGAATTCAGCTATCCAGCCATAATTCAAACCACCGACAAGAAAATACACGTTTTGTATACTTATGATCGAAAATATATCAAACATACCTCTTTCGATTTATAA
- a CDS encoding TonB-dependent receptor, whose amino-acid sequence MRTILLLFLFTISAWSQTGKITGKVYFANNETAFGASVQIAGTKKFVVVDNDGQFEIKGLAYGSYNLEISSMEAKPKTINISVNRPLHQINIALEKLTDPKALKEVKIEKKTFKKDIIEKGFAVNVIETQEAAKRNLQTNDLLDRSGGVRIRQNGGLGSAVTYNINGMSGNAIRIFIDGVPIQTYGASFSLNSIPPALIERIEVFKGVVPAYLADDSLGGAINVVLKKGAKNSLSASISYGSFNTVQSNVNASYRDKNGFTVKANAFQNYSDNDYEVWGKWVYNIAPNGRYEYIRAKRFESMYRSFGGRLEAGFTNVDWADNLLISYNGSQDYNQIQHGQYMTKPYKGRFSESAANVFSLNYSKRNFLIKNLDFSLITVYSHRNDVINDTVKWNYNWNGEKALGLYGQPILTNTGAQQGAPTINHMKSDIFNTRAGLNYAITENHKVLVNVMTYILDRNDFDEMQPEITRNFVITRDLAKTVSSFAYEMTAFQSRMRANLFVKNYNLKNEQRDPQVVTENGQNVVKEVITSKRTNYTGYGIAASYSILPKVMVMASAEKAIRLPSENEIFGNPGENIISNSGLKPEQSNNFNAGLRFGPYEMNNHKLTVSGNAFWRNTEDKIVRQISDRVNEAIQASPFVNLGKAQSVGFEASFQYSYHNRFFAGMNLSKFNSLFRDKYDKNGNILPNYNKQLPNEPFFNLNANLQYNFRNIIQSKSELNLYYYCGYVAPFYTSWLETDRTTAQFPQDLGLSYVFPNKQFTVSFDARNVFDEQVYDNFAAQKPGRAFYLKLNYTLNKF is encoded by the coding sequence ATGAGAACAATTTTACTTCTATTTTTATTTACCATTTCAGCTTGGTCACAAACCGGAAAAATTACTGGAAAAGTCTATTTTGCTAATAATGAAACTGCTTTTGGCGCATCTGTTCAAATTGCAGGAACGAAAAAGTTTGTTGTAGTCGATAATGACGGCCAGTTTGAAATAAAAGGTTTGGCTTACGGAAGCTACAACTTGGAAATTTCTTCTATGGAGGCTAAACCAAAAACAATAAATATCTCTGTTAATCGTCCGTTGCACCAGATCAATATTGCATTAGAAAAATTAACAGATCCGAAAGCGCTAAAAGAAGTAAAAATTGAGAAAAAAACCTTCAAAAAAGACATTATAGAAAAAGGTTTTGCAGTTAATGTCATTGAAACGCAGGAAGCTGCTAAAAGAAACTTGCAAACTAATGATTTATTAGACCGTTCAGGCGGTGTTAGAATCAGACAAAATGGAGGTTTAGGTTCTGCTGTTACTTACAATATTAACGGAATGTCTGGAAATGCTATCAGAATTTTTATTGACGGAGTTCCTATTCAGACTTATGGCGCATCTTTTAGTTTAAATAGTATTCCGCCAGCTTTAATTGAAAGAATTGAAGTTTTTAAAGGAGTGGTTCCTGCTTATTTAGCCGATGATTCACTTGGAGGTGCAATCAATGTAGTTTTGAAAAAAGGCGCCAAAAACAGTTTAAGTGCTTCTATTTCATACGGTTCTTTTAATACCGTTCAATCTAATGTTAATGCTTCTTATAGAGATAAAAACGGATTCACAGTAAAGGCAAATGCTTTTCAAAATTACTCTGACAATGATTATGAAGTTTGGGGCAAATGGGTGTACAACATAGCGCCAAACGGTCGTTACGAATACATTCGCGCCAAGCGATTTGAAAGCATGTACCGATCTTTTGGAGGAAGATTAGAAGCTGGTTTTACCAATGTAGATTGGGCAGACAATCTTCTTATTAGCTACAATGGCTCTCAAGATTATAATCAGATTCAGCATGGGCAATACATGACAAAACCTTATAAAGGGCGTTTTAGTGAATCTGCAGCAAATGTTTTTAGTTTGAATTATAGTAAAAGAAATTTTTTAATTAAAAATCTTGATTTTTCTCTTATTACTGTTTATAGCCATAGAAACGATGTAATCAACGATACCGTGAAATGGAATTACAATTGGAATGGCGAAAAAGCACTTGGTCTTTACGGCCAACCCATTTTAACGAATACTGGAGCACAACAGGGCGCTCCAACTATCAATCATATGAAATCGGATATTTTTAATACTCGTGCGGGTTTAAATTATGCTATTACCGAAAATCACAAAGTGCTTGTTAATGTAATGACCTATATTCTTGACCGAAATGATTTTGATGAAATGCAGCCGGAAATTACACGAAATTTTGTCATTACTAGAGATTTAGCCAAGACCGTTTCTTCTTTTGCTTATGAAATGACAGCGTTTCAATCTCGAATGAGAGCAAATCTTTTCGTAAAAAACTACAATCTCAAAAATGAACAGAGAGATCCGCAAGTTGTCACCGAAAATGGTCAGAATGTTGTAAAAGAAGTCATTACTTCTAAAAGAACAAATTATACGGGTTATGGAATTGCCGCTTCTTATTCTATTCTTCCAAAAGTAATGGTGATGGCTTCTGCTGAAAAAGCAATCAGGCTTCCATCAGAAAATGAAATATTTGGTAATCCTGGAGAGAATATCATCAGTAATTCTGGTCTAAAACCTGAACAGAGCAATAATTTTAATGCCGGCTTGCGATTTGGTCCTTACGAAATGAATAATCATAAGCTTACCGTTTCAGGAAATGCTTTTTGGAGAAATACCGAAGACAAAATTGTCCGTCAGATTAGTGATCGTGTCAATGAAGCCATTCAAGCTTCTCCGTTTGTCAATTTAGGAAAAGCACAGTCTGTTGGTTTTGAAGCTTCTTTTCAATATTCTTACCACAATCGATTTTTTGCTGGGATGAATCTTTCAAAATTCAATTCGCTGTTTAGAGACAAATACGATAAAAACGGAAACATTCTGCCCAATTACAATAAACAGCTTCCTAATGAACCTTTCTTCAATTTAAATGCGAATCTTCAGTACAACTTTAGAAATATAATTCAGAGCAAATCTGAGCTTAATCTCTATTACTACTGCGGTTATGTAGCTCCGTTTTATACTTCTTGGCTTGAAACCGATAGAACTACAGCCCAGTTTCCTCAAGATTTAGGTTTGAGCTATGTTTTTCCGAACAAACAGTTCACGGTAAGTTTTGATGCGAGAAATGTATTTGACGAACAGGTTTATGACAATTTTGCTGCTCAAAAACCAGGAAGAGCTTTTTATTTAAAACTCAACTATACCTTAAATAAATTTTAA
- a CDS encoding NAD(P)H-binding protein: MKIIITGSLGNIGKPLTAQLVQSGHDVTVVSSNADRKNAIENLGAKAAIGSVSDADFLSKAFAGADALFAMTPPNMGGVNIIKNTTDAGAAFAKAIQTANIKRVVMLSSIGADLPAGNGPIAGLYNIEKIYEKLDASITFLRAGYFYLNFFNDIPMIKGAGIMGANFPVDNCIPLVHPEDIAAAAAEELQKTQYGKNIRYIISDVKTPSEIVKAFGSAIDKPELPWIEFTDEQYFGGMTQAGVPEEMAGLYTEMGTGLRNETIASDFLNNDGKATGKIKLVDFAKEFASKF, encoded by the coding sequence ATGAAAATTATAATCACAGGTTCATTAGGAAACATAGGAAAGCCATTAACGGCTCAATTAGTACAATCAGGACACGATGTAACCGTTGTCAGTAGCAATGCGGATCGTAAAAACGCAATCGAAAATTTAGGAGCAAAAGCAGCAATAGGATCGGTTAGCGATGCCGATTTTCTTTCTAAAGCGTTTGCTGGAGCAGATGCTCTTTTTGCCATGACACCTCCAAATATGGGTGGAGTAAATATCATTAAAAACACTACCGATGCTGGTGCCGCTTTTGCGAAAGCAATCCAAACAGCCAACATTAAGAGAGTGGTAATGTTAAGCAGCATTGGGGCCGATTTGCCAGCAGGAAACGGACCAATTGCAGGTTTGTATAATATTGAGAAGATTTACGAAAAGTTAGATGCTTCTATCACGTTTTTAAGAGCGGGATATTTCTACCTTAATTTCTTTAACGATATTCCGATGATAAAAGGAGCGGGGATAATGGGAGCCAATTTTCCAGTAGACAATTGTATTCCGTTAGTGCATCCAGAAGATATTGCAGCAGCTGCAGCTGAAGAATTACAGAAAACTCAATACGGTAAAAACATTCGTTATATCATTAGTGATGTAAAAACACCTTCAGAAATTGTAAAAGCTTTTGGATCTGCTATCGATAAACCAGAACTTCCTTGGATCGAATTTACAGACGAACAATATTTCGGCGGAATGACACAAGCGGGAGTTCCAGAAGAAATGGCAGGTTTATACACCGAAATGGGAACTGGATTACGAAACGAAACCATTGCTTCAGATTTCTTAAACAATGATGGAAAAGCGACAGGAAAAATCAAACTAGTAGATTTTGCTAAAGAATTTGCTTCAAAATTCTAA
- a CDS encoding FAD:protein FMN transferase, with amino-acid sequence MYKLVSYRISLFFVIICCFSAYSQVLRKRTTLLMGGRFDISIVDKDSISAEKNIEEVIAEITRIEYLISDWKPNSQVSEVNQNAGIKPIKVDREVFELTKRAIQFSEITNGGFDISFAAMDRIWKFDGSMTEMPSAEAIKKSVEKVGYKNIILDSTASTIFLKLKGMKIGFGALGEGYATDKCRSMMIEKGIQAGIINGSGDMSTWGKQPNGKDWKIGITNPFKPEKILAAVPLIDGAVTTSGSYEKFVVFNGKRYSHIINPATGYPATGLCNVTVFGPNAETANGLSTSMMVLGQKEGLLLLQKFPNYSCVMITDKGKIVKSKNFSYKM; translated from the coding sequence ATGTATAAATTAGTATCCTATAGAATTTCATTGTTTTTTGTAATTATTTGCTGCTTTTCGGCATATTCGCAAGTATTACGAAAAAGAACGACGCTTTTGATGGGCGGACGTTTTGATATTTCTATTGTAGATAAAGATTCTATTTCGGCAGAAAAAAATATAGAAGAAGTTATTGCAGAAATTACAAGAATTGAATATTTAATCTCCGACTGGAAACCTAATTCTCAAGTTTCTGAAGTCAATCAGAATGCTGGAATAAAACCCATAAAAGTAGATCGAGAAGTTTTTGAATTGACTAAAAGAGCGATTCAGTTTTCTGAAATTACCAATGGTGGTTTTGACATTAGTTTTGCCGCAATGGACAGGATTTGGAAATTTGACGGTTCGATGACCGAAATGCCTTCGGCGGAAGCCATAAAAAAATCGGTTGAAAAAGTGGGCTATAAAAATATCATTCTAGACAGTACAGCATCGACTATTTTCTTGAAATTGAAAGGAATGAAAATTGGTTTTGGCGCTTTAGGCGAAGGCTATGCAACTGATAAATGTCGATCCATGATGATTGAAAAAGGTATTCAAGCCGGAATTATAAACGGATCTGGAGATATGAGCACTTGGGGAAAACAGCCCAACGGAAAAGATTGGAAAATCGGAATTACAAATCCGTTTAAGCCTGAAAAGATTTTGGCCGCTGTTCCTTTAATAGACGGCGCTGTAACGACGTCGGGCAGTTATGAAAAGTTTGTTGTTTTTAACGGAAAACGTTATTCTCATATTATAAATCCTGCAACTGGTTATCCTGCAACAGGTTTGTGCAATGTTACCGTATTTGGTCCAAATGCCGAAACTGCCAACGGATTAAGTACTTCTATGATGGTTTTAGGTCAGAAAGAAGGCTTGCTTCTGCTTCAAAAATTTCCCAATTATAGTTGTGTCATGATTACTGATAAAGGGAAGATTGTTAAGTCTAAAAACTTCTCTTATAAGATGTAA
- a CDS encoding DUF2271 domain-containing protein: MKSIFKIALSSAFIFLVSLNANAQSSKYKCMLQMNNYMGEGAYIVVSLVNSAGEYEKTLYVMGDDKKWYKSLKEWNKFHTQKNDDISAKTGASVTGGDRSVTTIEIENSKINKGYKLRFESAVEDQKYYVSDLEIPLTTEAMADKTEGKGYIKYVRLNKI, translated from the coding sequence ATGAAATCTATATTTAAAATTGCTCTTTCAAGCGCTTTTATATTCCTTGTTTCTCTAAATGCAAATGCACAATCAAGCAAATACAAATGCATGCTGCAGATGAACAACTATATGGGAGAAGGTGCTTATATCGTTGTTTCTCTTGTTAATTCGGCTGGTGAGTACGAAAAGACACTTTATGTAATGGGCGATGATAAAAAATGGTACAAATCATTAAAAGAATGGAACAAATTCCATACTCAAAAAAATGACGATATCAGCGCTAAAACTGGTGCTTCTGTAACCGGCGGAGACCGCAGTGTAACAACAATCGAAATTGAAAACTCTAAAATCAATAAAGGCTATAAACTTCGTTTTGAGTCGGCTGTTGAAGACCAGAAATACTATGTAAGCGATCTGGAAATTCCGCTTACAACAGAAGCTATGGCTGATAAAACAGAAGGTAAAGGTTACATTAAATATGTAAGGTTAAACAAAATATAA
- a CDS encoding M20/M25/M40 family metallo-hydrolase has protein sequence MKLKLFFTAVIFCCTFVNAQKAETFYKHDKYLSSDQLEGRFPGTKGNNKATTYIEKYFKKYGLKEFGNSYYQPFKLFVKEGINKMKSDSVATQNVVGYIEGSDSTLKNEYIVIGAHYDHWGWGGQGSGSKKKEAFAIHNGADDNASGVSALLCILEEISKQKIKPKRSIIFISFSGEEEGLLGSKYFINHLPVPKEAVKVMLNMDMVGRLNEKKELYMGGAGTFPNGVELMKKLQENSGLNPIVFAGDVGGSDHVSFYKESISAVGFHTGGHPQYHTPDDDIELINSEGGALVAKYIFNALIEIANYKEALIFIKQN, from the coding sequence ATGAAATTAAAACTTTTTTTTACGGCCGTAATTTTTTGCTGCACTTTCGTGAATGCCCAAAAAGCGGAGACCTTTTACAAACATGACAAATATCTTTCATCAGATCAATTAGAAGGACGTTTCCCAGGAACAAAAGGGAATAATAAAGCAACAACTTATATTGAGAAGTATTTTAAAAAGTATGGTTTAAAAGAATTCGGTAATTCTTATTATCAGCCTTTCAAACTTTTTGTTAAAGAAGGAATCAATAAAATGAAATCGGATAGTGTGGCTACGCAAAATGTTGTAGGCTATATCGAAGGTTCAGATTCTACTTTAAAGAACGAATACATTGTAATTGGGGCACATTATGATCACTGGGGCTGGGGTGGACAAGGTTCTGGAAGTAAAAAGAAAGAAGCTTTTGCCATTCATAATGGAGCAGATGATAATGCTTCTGGCGTTTCGGCTTTACTGTGCATTTTAGAAGAAATTTCAAAACAAAAAATAAAACCAAAACGAAGCATCATTTTTATTTCTTTTAGCGGAGAAGAAGAAGGATTGTTGGGTTCAAAGTATTTCATTAATCATCTTCCAGTTCCAAAAGAAGCTGTAAAAGTGATGCTCAATATGGATATGGTCGGAAGATTAAATGAGAAAAAAGAGCTTTATATGGGTGGGGCAGGAACTTTTCCGAACGGAGTAGAATTAATGAAAAAACTGCAGGAAAACAGTGGATTAAATCCGATCGTATTTGCTGGCGATGTTGGCGGCTCTGATCATGTTTCTTTCTACAAAGAATCGATTTCGGCAGTTGGATTTCATACAGGTGGACATCCACAGTACCATACGCCAGACGATGATATTGAATTAATTAATTCAGAAGGAGGAGCATTAGTGGCTAAATATATTTTTAATGCATTAATAGAAATAGCCAATTACAAAGAAGCTCTCATTTTTATTAAACAAAATTAA
- a CDS encoding PepSY domain-containing protein translates to MTLSFWRYAHLALALFSSLFLLLASVTGIILAVDAVQEKTLPYKAEDFNKITLGETLPILKKVYPEITELSVDYNQFVTLQAIDADGNDIKAYIDPKTGKTLGTPAKKTEFINWITSLHRSLFLHEAGRFFVGVISFCLFLISISGFVLVLKRQRSIRNFFSKIIKEYFAQYYHVLLGRLALIPILIISLTGTYLSLERFNFFMGEEKTKPVKTELSDKAKTTSIFNTTLLSDVKKIEFPFTDDPEEYYIIELKDREVEVNQVTGAVISEKLSPMRTQFAALSLDLHTGRINGIWAVILAIACINILFFIYSGFAITLKRRSSRIKNKFKANESTFILLVGSENGSTFRFANSIQKQLISNGQKVFVSELNKFSSYPKAEHIVVFTSTHGLGDAPSNGTQFKTLLERQNQDQNINFSVVGFGSKSYPDFCQFAIEIDQLLENQKWADRYLDLQTVNDKSAVEFVEWVKLWGEKTGIPLATTPSLYNHVPKGLQKLMVLDKTPISETEHTFILTLRANARAKFSSGDLLAIYPANDSRERLYSIGNHSGNIQLVVKLHPNGLGSGFLNALEPGNVIKAQIVKNPAFHLPKKAQKVAFISNGTGIAPFLGMIEQNKAKQELHLYSGFRMETPTLMAYKKFAAIMMQKEHLDNFHVALSREAEHIYVMDLIKRDSSFFTNLFKKGGVVMICGSLAMQKDVEAILSELCLAKGLKTLEEYKANKQFLTDCY, encoded by the coding sequence ATGACTCTTTCTTTCTGGCGTTACGCACACTTGGCTTTAGCCTTATTTTCTTCTCTTTTTTTGCTTTTGGCTTCGGTAACAGGAATCATTCTGGCAGTCGATGCAGTTCAGGAAAAAACACTTCCATACAAAGCAGAAGATTTTAATAAAATAACTTTAGGCGAAACGTTGCCAATTTTAAAGAAAGTGTATCCTGAAATTACAGAATTGAGTGTAGATTACAATCAGTTTGTAACACTTCAGGCCATTGATGCTGATGGAAATGACATTAAAGCATACATTGATCCAAAAACGGGGAAAACATTAGGAACTCCTGCAAAGAAAACCGAATTCATCAATTGGATTACGAGTTTGCACCGTTCACTGTTTCTTCATGAAGCAGGACGATTTTTTGTGGGTGTAATTTCTTTTTGTTTATTTCTAATATCAATTTCTGGTTTTGTGCTAGTTTTAAAAAGACAGCGCAGCATCCGAAATTTCTTTTCTAAAATAATCAAAGAATACTTTGCACAATATTATCATGTGCTTTTAGGAAGATTGGCTTTAATTCCGATTTTGATTATTTCTCTTACAGGAACTTATTTATCGCTAGAAAGATTCAACTTTTTTATGGGCGAAGAAAAAACAAAACCCGTAAAAACAGAACTTTCAGACAAAGCCAAAACAACTTCAATTTTCAATACCACTTTATTATCTGATGTAAAGAAAATTGAATTTCCTTTTACTGATGATCCCGAAGAATATTATATTATAGAATTGAAAGACAGAGAGGTTGAAGTAAATCAAGTTACAGGAGCTGTAATTTCTGAAAAGCTTTCGCCAATGAGAACTCAATTTGCGGCATTAAGTTTAGATCTTCATACGGGAAGAATTAACGGAATCTGGGCTGTAATTTTAGCGATCGCTTGCATCAATATTTTATTCTTTATTTATTCTGGTTTTGCCATTACTTTAAAAAGAAGATCAAGTCGAATTAAGAATAAATTTAAAGCTAACGAAAGTACTTTTATACTTTTGGTTGGTTCAGAAAATGGAAGCACGTTCCGATTTGCCAATTCCATTCAGAAGCAATTAATCAGTAATGGACAAAAAGTTTTTGTTAGCGAACTAAATAAATTTTCGTCTTATCCGAAAGCAGAACACATTGTTGTTTTTACTTCAACTCATGGTTTGGGAGATGCCCCTTCTAACGGAACGCAATTCAAAACTTTATTAGAAAGACAAAATCAAGATCAGAACATTAATTTCTCCGTGGTCGGTTTTGGTTCTAAATCATATCCTGATTTTTGTCAATTTGCTATTGAAATTGATCAGCTTTTAGAAAATCAAAAATGGGCAGATCGTTATTTAGATTTGCAGACGGTAAATGATAAATCGGCTGTTGAATTTGTGGAATGGGTGAAATTATGGGGTGAAAAAACGGGAATTCCATTGGCTACAACTCCATCATTATACAACCATGTTCCAAAAGGTCTGCAAAAATTAATGGTTTTGGATAAAACACCAATTTCTGAAACTGAACACACTTTTATTCTGACTTTAAGAGCAAATGCAAGAGCTAAATTTAGTTCGGGCGATTTATTGGCAATTTATCCAGCCAACGATTCTAGAGAGCGCCTCTACTCTATCGGGAATCATTCTGGAAATATTCAATTGGTTGTAAAATTGCATCCAAACGGATTGGGTTCTGGTTTTTTGAATGCTTTAGAACCAGGAAATGTAATAAAAGCTCAGATTGTAAAAAATCCTGCTTTTCATCTTCCAAAGAAAGCGCAAAAAGTGGCTTTTATCTCTAACGGAACGGGTATTGCACCATTCTTGGGAATGATCGAACAAAACAAAGCAAAACAGGAACTTCATTTATATAGCGGATTTAGGATGGAAACGCCAACTTTAATGGCTTATAAAAAATTTGCTGCTATAATGATGCAAAAAGAGCATTTGGATAATTTTCATGTGGCTCTATCTCGTGAAGCTGAGCATATTTATGTAATGGATTTAATCAAAAGAGATTCATCGTTCTTTACCAATTTATTCAAAAAAGGCGGTGTCGTTATGATCTGTGGTTCACTCGCCATGCAGAAAGATGTTGAGGCTATTTTAAGCGAATTGTGTTTAGCAAAAGGATTAAAAACACTGGAAGAATATAAAGCCAACAAACAATTTTTGACGGACTGTTATTAG